One segment of Radiobacillus kanasensis DNA contains the following:
- the ytaF gene encoding sporulation membrane protein YtaF, with the protein MIAISYLSLLILALAVSLDGFGVGLSYGLRKIKIPFISIFIITLCTGIVVLLSMTFGELITSFTGLHAEHHIGAWILIIVGVWATINYFKNDERSRKPSSPDKGKGQPTRVIRINLKSLGFVIEILKVPSKADLDNSGTIKGWEAVLLGTALSLDSFGAGIGASFMGFSPVLTALTVAFLSCLMIFSGTKIGLTFANVKWLNYVSFLPGIILIGIGISKLL; encoded by the coding sequence GTGATTGCCATCTCCTACTTATCTTTGCTCATATTAGCATTGGCTGTCAGTCTTGATGGCTTTGGGGTTGGATTAAGCTACGGATTAAGAAAAATAAAAATTCCATTCATCTCCATTTTCATCATCACACTATGTACAGGAATTGTTGTATTACTTTCCATGACCTTTGGGGAACTCATCACATCTTTTACAGGATTACATGCGGAACATCATATTGGAGCATGGATATTAATAATAGTCGGGGTTTGGGCTACGATTAATTACTTCAAAAATGACGAAAGAAGCCGCAAACCATCCTCACCCGATAAAGGGAAGGGACAACCAACACGTGTGATTCGAATAAACTTGAAGTCACTCGGATTTGTCATCGAAATCTTAAAGGTTCCTTCTAAAGCTGATTTGGACAATTCCGGTACCATAAAAGGCTGGGAGGCTGTACTATTAGGAACAGCGCTTTCGCTTGACTCGTTCGGTGCTGGGATTGGGGCTTCATTCATGGGATTTTCACCCGTATTAACAGCTTTAACAGTAGCCTTTCTAAGCTGCCTCATGATCTTTTCTGGAACAAAAATTGGTCTCACATTTGCCAATGTAAAATGGTTGAATTATGTATCATTCCTGCCTGGAATTATATTAATAGGCATTGGAATATCTAAATTATTGTAA
- a CDS encoding RNA polymerase sigma factor yields MEDFQELYRLYARELFYYLYRLSNNRTLAEELVQETFYQAYISIHRFKGNSTVRTWLYQIAKNVYAKDRRSNKETYVGYENLNKAKEVASSAELMAERKEFNQSIHQAVFRLKDPYREVIILRSFQDLNFRDIGASMQKSENWARVTFYRAKKMLREILEGGI; encoded by the coding sequence TTGGAGGATTTTCAAGAGCTTTATCGTCTTTATGCAAGGGAACTGTTTTATTACCTCTATCGTTTATCTAACAACCGTACCCTCGCAGAAGAGTTAGTGCAAGAAACATTCTATCAAGCATACATCTCTATCCATCGATTCAAGGGGAATTCAACAGTTCGAACTTGGTTGTATCAGATAGCTAAAAATGTGTATGCCAAAGATCGACGTTCAAACAAAGAAACGTACGTAGGGTATGAAAACCTAAACAAGGCAAAAGAGGTCGCTTCAAGTGCGGAGCTAATGGCAGAAAGAAAGGAATTTAATCAGTCCATTCATCAGGCTGTATTTCGTTTAAAGGACCCTTATAGAGAAGTAATCATTCTTCGTAGTTTCCAAGATTTAAATTTTAGAGACATCGGAGCTTCCATGCAAAAAAGTGAGAATTGGGCCAGAGTAACTTTTTATCGAGCAAAAAAGATGCTCCGTGAAATACTAGAGGGGGGGATTTAG
- a CDS encoding zf-HC2 domain-containing protein, which yields MPCGAIQDLLPLFKDNVTSDESNKLVKEHLGECASCKLIYEEMDLDTESLLPHKEGSPEDGEAKLIKRIRKKKRKTSTYLITICSLLGFFLGAFIVYSNNTVLNRVTTISIEDKRNKATNSAKPVVIDSSFWKSNQVDNEEFMPGYYDIEVIEGNIRVENVRLEKGDKYLGAAFYSNNLISVKGDGTAKFTPAKFEKVQAESKEWILTNKSVIYQVGNEIPPGTYEVKVANKQDRPFSVYVGVYNQSGTQTIQSVDLRDPDSYTISIENGQLLKILNWSDNETDLSITLTKL from the coding sequence ATGCCTTGTGGGGCGATTCAAGATTTACTACCTTTATTTAAAGATAACGTCACCAGCGATGAGAGTAACAAACTAGTTAAGGAGCATTTAGGTGAATGCGCATCTTGTAAGTTAATATATGAGGAAATGGATTTAGATACAGAATCATTACTCCCTCATAAAGAAGGGTCTCCAGAGGATGGTGAAGCAAAGCTTATCAAAAGGATAAGAAAGAAAAAAAGGAAAACTTCTACTTATCTTATCACTATATGCTCGCTATTGGGATTTTTTCTCGGAGCATTCATCGTTTATTCCAATAATACAGTCTTAAATAGGGTTACAACCATTTCAATTGAGGATAAAAGAAATAAAGCTACGAACTCAGCTAAACCAGTTGTAATCGATTCTTCATTCTGGAAATCAAATCAAGTGGATAACGAAGAATTTATGCCTGGATATTATGATATTGAAGTCATTGAAGGAAACATAAGAGTGGAGAATGTTCGTTTAGAAAAAGGAGATAAGTACTTGGGCGCAGCCTTCTACAGTAACAATTTAATATCCGTAAAGGGAGATGGAACGGCAAAGTTCACTCCTGCAAAGTTTGAAAAAGTTCAAGCAGAATCGAAGGAGTGGATACTTACAAACAAGTCCGTCATCTATCAAGTTGGTAACGAAATTCCTCCGGGAACTTACGAAGTAAAAGTTGCCAATAAACAAGATAGACCTTTTTCTGTCTATGTAGGGGTTTATAACCAGTCGGGAACTCAAACGATTCAAAGTGTTGATCTGAGAGATCCAGATTCTTATACGATTTCCATAGAAAATGGCCAATTACTTAAAATCCTAAATTGGTCTGATAATGAAACAGATTTGTCAATAACGCTAACCAAGCTATAA
- a CDS encoding SAM hydrolase/SAM-dependent halogenase family protein: MSQALVLQTDFGLSDGAVNAMNGVAFSVDVNIPIFNLTHDIPPYDIWAGSYRLLQTVTYWPEETVFVSVVDPGVGSDRKSVVVKTNSNQYIVTPDNGTLTHIQQKIGIKAVRIIDEEVNRLPQSGASHTFHGRDVYAYTGARLASGVISFEEVGPELPLSSVVTLPFIEAEKHQDQITGIIDILDVRFGNLWTNISRELFLSFDVQYGDTLEVTILQDSRKIYKNLMTYGRSFADICVGEPLVYVNSLDNLAVAINQGSFAKAYNIGTGSSWRISIRKAPKIIYN; encoded by the coding sequence ATGAGTCAAGCATTGGTATTACAAACAGATTTTGGATTAAGTGATGGGGCGGTTAATGCAATGAACGGGGTAGCGTTTTCCGTGGATGTGAATATTCCAATATTCAATTTAACCCACGATATACCCCCCTACGATATTTGGGCGGGCTCCTATCGACTATTACAAACGGTTACCTACTGGCCAGAAGAAACGGTATTTGTATCTGTTGTTGATCCGGGAGTAGGATCAGATCGAAAAAGTGTTGTTGTAAAAACAAATTCCAATCAGTATATTGTGACTCCCGATAATGGCACGCTCACGCATATCCAACAAAAAATTGGAATAAAAGCAGTAAGAATCATTGATGAAGAAGTAAATAGATTACCGCAGTCAGGAGCTTCACATACATTCCATGGCCGAGATGTTTACGCTTATACAGGAGCACGTTTAGCATCTGGTGTGATAAGTTTTGAGGAGGTTGGACCAGAGTTACCGCTTTCTTCTGTTGTCACTCTTCCTTTTATTGAAGCAGAGAAACATCAGGATCAGATCACTGGAATTATCGATATTTTGGATGTTCGATTTGGTAATCTATGGACCAATATCAGCCGAGAACTGTTTTTATCCTTTGATGTCCAATATGGGGACACGTTAGAAGTAACTATTCTTCAAGATTCTAGAAAGATTTATAAAAACTTGATGACCTATGGTCGTTCATTCGCAGATATTTGTGTCGGGGAACCATTGGTGTATGTAAATTCTTTAGACAACTTAGCGGTGGCCATTAATCAAGGCTCCTTTGCAAAAGCATACAACATTGGGACAGGATCAAGTTGGCGAATTTCGATAAGAAAAGCACCAAAAATTATTTATAATTAA
- a CDS encoding MarR family winged helix-turn-helix transcriptional regulator, producing the protein MTNYYKVLNQYWTDIYYHLHYQHEEKLTHQAIRIMQHVEKNKAIGINELAEQMNVSQNTASEHIKRLIKKEYVSKERDSKDERKVILALTEDGEDVLYRNTSLDETKLQLIMEQLGEEERKKIMEGLQLLSEGVKHVRNP; encoded by the coding sequence ATGACTAATTATTACAAGGTACTCAACCAATACTGGACTGATATCTACTACCATTTACATTATCAGCATGAAGAAAAGCTAACTCACCAAGCCATTCGGATCATGCAACACGTTGAGAAAAACAAAGCAATTGGAATTAATGAACTGGCCGAGCAAATGAATGTTTCCCAAAACACAGCTTCTGAGCATATTAAAAGATTAATAAAAAAAGAATATGTATCGAAGGAAAGAGATTCAAAGGATGAAAGAAAGGTTATTTTGGCACTAACAGAGGATGGGGAGGATGTTTTGTACCGTAACACGAGCCTAGATGAAACCAAGCTTCAACTCATCATGGAGCAGCTAGGAGAAGAAGAAAGAAAGAAAATCATGGAAGGGCTCCAATTATTGAGTGAAGGTGTCAAACATGTTCGTAATCCTTAA
- a CDS encoding DUF3147 family protein: MFVILKVIVSAAVIGIVTEIARRFPTYGGIVAALPLVSILSIIWLYVQGEQNQTLSRFALGVLWGFPATAILLIIVFLSLRHSFPLFISLGFGVAGWFVFLTIQEVALKQLKLLLFQS; the protein is encoded by the coding sequence ATGTTCGTAATCCTTAAGGTGATAGTATCTGCTGCCGTTATTGGCATCGTGACAGAGATTGCAAGGAGATTCCCGACATATGGAGGCATTGTAGCTGCTTTGCCGCTTGTTAGTATTCTAAGTATTATATGGTTGTATGTTCAAGGCGAACAAAACCAAACGTTAAGTCGCTTTGCACTCGGTGTTCTGTGGGGATTTCCAGCTACGGCAATATTATTAATCATTGTGTTTCTATCATTGAGGCATTCCTTTCCATTATTTATATCTTTAGGATTTGGAGTAGCTGGCTGGTTTGTGTTTCTTACTATTCAAGAGGTAGCATTGAAACAATTAAAGCTGTTGTTATTCCAATCATGA